The proteins below are encoded in one region of Thermosulfurimonas marina:
- the topA gene encoding type I DNA topoisomerase, whose protein sequence is MGKQGLIVVESPTKVRTIKKVVGKDYEVCASVGHVKDLPKNRLGVDVEDGFEPEYETLRGKKKVLSEIKRLARAVDQIYLAPDPDREGEAIAWHIAEELRPLKKPVKRLLLYELTPRGIREALKKPAELDPLKYEAQKARRVLDRLVGYHLSPLLWEKVKRGLSAGRVQSVALRLICEREAEIRAFRPEEYWTIEAEFLLPSGESFRATLQAKEGKRLRPQSEAEARALLEDLRRVLKERAPRVSKILRREVQRKPPAPFITSTLQQEAFRRFRFPAKKTMYLAQRLYEGIELPGEGPVGLITYMRTDSVRLAPEAQKAARELISQFFGPDFVPERPPQHRTRGPSAQEAHEAIRPTRFDLSPEALSGVLPPEEHRLYTLIWRRFLASQMVPARFEATNAEIALGPYTFVARGRRLLHPGFLAAYEVEEDQTRELPPLKEKGPLRLAEILPEQHFTRPPARYTEATLIRTLEEKGIGRPSTYAQIVSTIRERGYVESVSGSLRPTELGLLVNELLVTSFEDLIHPEFTARMENFLDEISAGRADRRKVLAEFYEELIRALKKAEAEMASFKAGVPVGLRCPECGEDLLLRVGKAGPFLACVRWPDCRFTADYERDEEGNFRIKERENQGVCPECGGALVLRRGRFGEFLACANYPDCRYTRPVGTGVACPREGCGGEIVKRRSRRGKTYYACSRAPECDFVLWEEPLPEKCPACGAPFLVIKQGRQGGKYCPQCKERFPA, encoded by the coding sequence ATGGGCAAGCAGGGATTGATTGTGGTGGAATCCCCCACCAAGGTGCGGACCATCAAAAAGGTGGTGGGGAAGGATTATGAGGTCTGTGCCTCCGTGGGGCACGTGAAAGACCTCCCTAAGAATCGTCTGGGGGTGGATGTCGAAGACGGCTTTGAGCCGGAATACGAGACCCTTCGGGGCAAGAAGAAGGTCCTTTCAGAAATTAAGCGGCTGGCCCGGGCCGTGGATCAGATATATCTGGCCCCGGATCCGGATCGGGAGGGCGAGGCCATCGCCTGGCACATCGCTGAAGAGCTGCGCCCGCTTAAAAAACCCGTAAAGAGACTCCTCCTTTACGAGCTCACCCCCCGAGGGATCCGGGAGGCCTTGAAGAAACCCGCAGAACTTGATCCTTTGAAATACGAGGCCCAGAAAGCCCGGAGGGTGCTGGACCGCCTGGTGGGCTATCACCTTTCGCCGCTGCTCTGGGAGAAGGTGAAACGCGGGCTTTCGGCCGGACGGGTGCAGTCGGTAGCCTTAAGATTGATATGTGAACGAGAGGCCGAGATCCGGGCCTTTCGTCCGGAAGAATACTGGACCATCGAAGCCGAGTTCCTCCTCCCCTCTGGAGAGTCCTTCCGGGCGACCCTCCAGGCCAAGGAGGGAAAAAGACTTCGGCCCCAGAGTGAGGCCGAAGCCCGGGCCCTTCTGGAGGACCTGCGTCGAGTCCTGAAGGAGAGGGCTCCGCGGGTTTCCAAGATCCTGCGTCGGGAGGTCCAGCGCAAACCCCCGGCTCCCTTTATTACCAGTACCTTGCAGCAGGAAGCCTTTCGGCGGTTTCGCTTTCCGGCCAAAAAGACCATGTATCTCGCCCAGAGGCTTTACGAGGGAATAGAACTCCCCGGAGAGGGGCCGGTGGGACTCATTACCTACATGCGCACCGATTCGGTAAGACTGGCCCCGGAGGCCCAAAAGGCCGCCCGGGAACTCATCTCTCAATTCTTCGGCCCGGATTTTGTGCCGGAAAGACCCCCGCAGCATCGCACGCGAGGGCCCTCGGCCCAGGAAGCCCATGAGGCCATTCGTCCCACCCGCTTCGATCTTTCCCCCGAGGCCCTCTCTGGGGTGCTTCCCCCGGAGGAGCACCGGCTTTATACCCTTATCTGGCGCCGGTTCCTGGCCTCGCAAATGGTCCCGGCCCGCTTTGAAGCCACCAACGCGGAAATCGCCCTCGGTCCTTATACCTTTGTCGCCCGCGGACGCCGCCTGCTTCATCCCGGATTCCTTGCCGCTTACGAGGTGGAGGAAGACCAGACCAGAGAATTGCCTCCCCTTAAAGAAAAAGGACCCCTGCGTCTTGCCGAGATTCTCCCCGAGCAGCATTTTACCCGTCCCCCGGCCCGTTACACCGAGGCCACTTTGATTCGCACCTTAGAGGAAAAGGGTATCGGGCGTCCCTCTACCTACGCCCAGATTGTTTCCACTATTCGGGAGCGGGGATATGTAGAAAGCGTGTCCGGAAGCCTTCGTCCCACCGAGCTGGGACTTTTGGTCAACGAGCTCCTGGTGACCTCCTTTGAGGATCTCATCCATCCGGAGTTTACGGCCCGCATGGAGAACTTTCTGGACGAAATTTCCGCAGGCCGGGCCGATCGCCGGAAGGTGCTGGCCGAATTTTACGAAGAACTTATCCGGGCCCTCAAAAAGGCCGAAGCCGAGATGGCCTCCTTTAAGGCCGGAGTTCCGGTGGGCCTCCGGTGTCCGGAGTGTGGAGAGGACCTCCTTTTGCGGGTGGGAAAGGCGGGCCCCTTTTTAGCCTGCGTCCGGTGGCCCGACTGCCGATTCACCGCGGACTACGAACGGGACGAAGAAGGGAATTTCCGGATCAAGGAACGGGAGAATCAAGGGGTTTGTCCCGAGTGTGGAGGAGCCCTGGTCCTCCGTCGGGGCCGTTTCGGGGAATTCTTGGCCTGTGCTAATTATCCGGATTGCCGCTATACCCGTCCGGTGGGCACCGGGGTGGCCTGCCCTCGGGAGGGCTGTGGAGGGGAAATCGTCAAGCGCCGCTCCCGACGGGGAAAGACCTATTACGCCTGTTCCCGGGCCCCGGAGTGCGATTTCGTTCTCTGGGAGGAGCCCCTGCCCGAGAAGTGTCCGGCCTGTGGGGCCCCCTTCCTGGTGATAAAACAGGGCCGACAGGGGGGGAAATATTGTCCCCAGTGCAAGGAGAGGTTTCCGGCATGA
- the thiC gene encoding phosphomethylpyrimidine synthase ThiC, which yields MMTELEAAQAGKITKAMLQAAEAEGVSPEFIREGVSRGTLVLIKARQSGRVVAVGEGVRTKVNASIGTSSHLCDLELEKRKARLAEAHGADTLMELSAAGDLDRIRREVIESVGLPVGNVPLYQAFCETLREYGDPARLDPEYLFELIERQCADGIAFMAIHCGINLFTLERLRAQGYRYGGLVSKGGALMAQWMVKNGRENPLYEQFDRLLEILKRYDTVLSLGNGMRAGAIHDSLDRAQVAELLINCELAERAREAGCQVMVEGPGHVPLDEIETSVRLAKKMSGGAPHYMLGPLPCDVGASQDHITAAVGAALSAAYGADLICYVTPAEHLGLPNEEDVVAGVRAARLAAHIGDTVKLRGRADGRDRAVSKARRDLNWSEHLRHLLFPEEARRFVEERKSVRGKRCSMCGDLCALDQAQVVFRDFLSEEKR from the coding sequence CTGATGACCGAGCTTGAGGCTGCGCAGGCGGGAAAGATCACGAAGGCCATGCTCCAGGCCGCAGAGGCCGAGGGGGTCTCCCCGGAATTTATCCGAGAGGGAGTGTCCCGGGGGACCCTGGTTCTCATCAAGGCCCGTCAGAGCGGACGGGTGGTGGCCGTAGGAGAGGGCGTGCGCACCAAGGTCAATGCCTCCATCGGCACTTCGAGCCATCTCTGTGATCTAGAGCTGGAAAAACGCAAGGCCCGCCTGGCCGAGGCCCACGGAGCCGATACCCTCATGGAGCTTTCCGCCGCCGGGGATCTCGACCGGATCCGGCGTGAGGTCATCGAGAGTGTGGGGCTTCCGGTGGGCAACGTCCCCCTTTATCAGGCCTTTTGTGAGACGTTGCGGGAGTATGGAGATCCGGCCCGACTGGATCCGGAATACCTTTTTGAACTCATCGAAAGACAGTGTGCCGATGGCATTGCTTTCATGGCCATCCACTGCGGGATCAACCTTTTTACCCTGGAGCGTCTCCGGGCCCAGGGATACCGCTACGGGGGCCTGGTCTCTAAGGGCGGGGCCCTCATGGCCCAATGGATGGTCAAAAACGGCCGGGAAAATCCCCTCTACGAGCAGTTTGATCGGCTGCTCGAGATCCTCAAGCGCTATGACACGGTGCTTTCTCTGGGAAACGGGATGCGGGCCGGAGCCATTCATGATTCCCTGGACCGGGCCCAGGTGGCCGAACTTTTGATCAATTGTGAGCTGGCCGAAAGGGCCCGGGAGGCCGGCTGTCAAGTGATGGTGGAAGGGCCGGGACACGTTCCCTTGGACGAGATTGAGACTTCGGTGCGGTTGGCTAAAAAGATGAGCGGTGGGGCCCCGCACTATATGCTGGGTCCGCTCCCCTGTGACGTGGGGGCCAGTCAGGACCATATCACCGCCGCGGTGGGAGCGGCTCTTTCGGCGGCCTACGGGGCGGACCTCATCTGCTACGTTACCCCGGCCGAGCACCTGGGGCTTCCCAACGAGGAGGATGTGGTGGCCGGAGTGAGGGCGGCCCGTCTGGCGGCCCACATTGGGGACACGGTGAAACTCCGGGGGAGGGCCGATGGGAGGGACCGGGCCGTAAGCAAGGCCCGGCGGGACCTCAACTGGTCCGAACACCTCCGGCATCTCCTCTTTCCCGAAGAGGCCCGGCGGTTTGTAGAGGAGAGGAAATCCGTAAGAGGCAAGCGCTGTTCCATGTGCGGGGACCTCTGTGCCCTGGACCAGGCGCAAGTGGTCTTTCGGGACTTTCTCTCCGAGGAGAAGCGCTAA
- a CDS encoding nucleoside phosphorylase encodes MKSLTESLFRPEPGFECGPRGLLVLTAPDFQFFRDRLAFPYRRSLFLSQVLFGEKGALCGPALGAPQAVMLLENLVAAGGREFLVLGWAGTLAPERLPLGGLFLPQRAYSLEGTSRHYLPRKKVFRPAPLMLQRVRGLLQAFGLYPFSGAVVSTDAPYREDQAFFKRWSPKAQAVDMETSALLAAAEALGVKLAVLLLLSDALGPRGRKKIPASQLKPLRQRLLPALEAYFD; translated from the coding sequence GTGAAATCCCTGACCGAAAGCCTTTTCCGTCCCGAGCCCGGGTTTGAGTGCGGGCCCCGGGGCCTTTTGGTCTTGACCGCTCCGGACTTTCAATTTTTCAGGGACCGCTTAGCCTTTCCTTATCGACGATCTCTCTTTCTTTCTCAAGTGCTCTTTGGGGAAAAAGGGGCCCTGTGTGGCCCGGCCCTGGGAGCCCCGCAGGCGGTGATGCTTCTAGAAAATCTTGTCGCAGCCGGGGGCAGGGAGTTTCTGGTCCTGGGCTGGGCCGGGACCCTGGCCCCGGAGCGTCTTCCCCTGGGGGGACTTTTTCTTCCGCAAAGGGCCTATTCCCTGGAAGGGACCTCCCGGCATTATCTTCCCCGGAAGAAGGTTTTTCGGCCGGCTCCTCTTATGCTTCAAAGAGTCCGCGGGCTCCTTCAGGCTTTCGGACTTTATCCTTTCTCCGGGGCGGTGGTCTCCACCGACGCCCCCTACCGGGAGGATCAGGCCTTCTTCAAGAGATGGTCTCCAAAGGCCCAGGCCGTGGACATGGAGACCTCGGCCCTTCTGGCGGCTGCCGAGGCCTTAGGGGTGAAACTTGCGGTCTTACTGCTGCTCTCCGATGCCCTCGGACCCCGGGGCCGCAAGAAGATACCGGCTTCTCAACTTAAGCCCCTCCGACAAAGACTCCTTCCCGCCCTAGAGGCCTATTTTGACTAG
- the glnA gene encoding type I glutamate--ammonia ligase — protein MTPKEVMEFARKNGAKMVDLKFLDLPGIWQHFTVPIEEFSEEAFEAGFGFDGSSIRGWQEIHESDMLVVPDPTTAVMDPFFEVPTLSLICNVVDPITREPYSRDPRYVAQKAEAYLKSTGIGDTAYFGPEAEFFIFDDIRYDTAANYSYYFVDSIEGIWNSGREEGPNLGYKPRHKEGYFPVPPSDKFQDLRTEMTLYLQKVGIQVECHHHEVATAGQAEIDMRFAPLVKMGDNLMWFKYVIKNVAYKHGKTVTFMPKPIFGDNGSGMHTHLSIWKGDTNVFAGDRYAGLSEIALYAIGGILKHCRAVCAFTNPTTNSYKRLTPGFEAPVNLCYSSRNRSAAIRIPMYSPNPKARRIEFRTPDPSCNGYLAFAAMLMAALDGIENRIDPGEPMDKDLYSLPPEELKNIPTTPATLEEALAALEEDHEFLMKGGVFTEDLIETWIKYKRENEADQVRLRPHPYEFYLYFDI, from the coding sequence ATGACACCCAAGGAAGTTATGGAGTTCGCCCGGAAAAACGGGGCCAAGATGGTGGATCTCAAATTTCTGGATCTTCCCGGCATCTGGCAGCACTTTACGGTACCCATTGAGGAGTTCTCGGAGGAGGCCTTCGAGGCCGGCTTCGGCTTCGACGGTTCCTCCATCCGGGGCTGGCAGGAGATCCACGAGAGCGACATGCTGGTGGTCCCGGATCCCACTACGGCGGTGATGGATCCCTTCTTTGAGGTTCCTACGCTTTCTCTCATCTGCAACGTGGTGGATCCCATTACGCGGGAGCCCTATAGCCGGGACCCCCGCTATGTGGCCCAGAAGGCCGAGGCCTATCTCAAGAGCACCGGAATCGGAGACACGGCCTATTTCGGACCGGAAGCGGAATTCTTTATCTTCGATGACATCCGTTACGACACTGCGGCCAATTACAGTTACTATTTCGTGGACTCCATTGAGGGCATCTGGAACTCCGGCCGAGAGGAAGGCCCCAACCTGGGCTACAAACCCCGTCACAAAGAAGGCTATTTCCCGGTGCCTCCTTCAGACAAGTTCCAGGATCTCCGCACCGAGATGACCCTCTATCTCCAAAAGGTGGGTATCCAGGTGGAGTGCCATCACCACGAGGTGGCCACCGCCGGCCAGGCGGAAATCGATATGCGCTTTGCTCCCCTGGTCAAGATGGGGGATAACCTCATGTGGTTCAAGTATGTTATTAAGAATGTTGCCTATAAGCACGGTAAAACCGTAACTTTTATGCCTAAGCCTATTTTCGGAGATAATGGTTCGGGGATGCACACGCACCTGAGCATCTGGAAGGGGGACACCAACGTCTTTGCGGGAGATCGTTACGCCGGGCTTTCGGAAATAGCCCTTTACGCCATTGGGGGGATCCTCAAGCACTGCCGGGCGGTTTGTGCCTTCACCAATCCCACCACCAATTCGTACAAGCGGCTTACCCCTGGTTTTGAGGCCCCGGTGAACCTCTGTTATTCCAGTCGAAACCGTTCGGCGGCCATTCGCATTCCCATGTATAGTCCCAACCCCAAGGCCCGGCGCATCGAGTTCCGCACCCCGGACCCCTCCTGTAACGGGTATCTGGCCTTTGCGGCTATGCTCATGGCCGCCCTGGACGGGATCGAGAACCGCATTGATCCCGGGGAACCCATGGACAAGGACCTCTATAGCCTTCCTCCAGAGGAGCTCAAGAACATCCCCACTACTCCGGCCACCCTGGAGGAGGCCCTGGCGGCCCTGGAGGAGGACCACGAGTTCCTCATGAAAGGCGGGGTCTTCACCGAAGACCTTATTGAGACCTGGATCAAGTACAAACGCGAAAACGAGGCCGATCAGGTGCGTCTGCGTCCGCACCCCTACGAGTTCTACCTCTACTTCGACATCTAA
- a CDS encoding 3-isopropylmalate dehydrogenase — protein sequence MGEGRTYKIAVIPGDGTGPEVIREGVKVLQAAAERFGFKLDLHYFDWGGERYLRTGETIPEGGIEELKKHDAIYLGAIGHPEVKPGILEKEILLRIRFELDQYINLRPVKLYPGVWTPIKDKGPEDIDFVVVRENTEGLYAGGGGFLRKGTPQEVAIQESINTRFGVERCIRFAFEYCRKRNKKKKLTLVGKTNVLTYAWDLWERTFYEVAKEYPDIETDYAHVDATCMWFVKNPEWFDVIVTDNMFGDIITDLGAMIQGGMGIAAGGNINPQGVSMFEPIGGSAPKYTGKNVINPLAAICAGMMMLEHLGEEEAAQAIEKAVIKVCRDHLKSLSAGKMGYTTSEVGDLVANYTAKGVEL from the coding sequence ATGGGCGAAGGGCGCACTTATAAGATTGCGGTCATTCCAGGAGACGGGACAGGACCAGAGGTCATTCGGGAAGGGGTGAAGGTCCTTCAGGCGGCAGCCGAACGGTTTGGTTTTAAGCTGGACCTCCATTACTTCGACTGGGGCGGGGAGCGTTATTTGCGCACCGGGGAGACCATCCCGGAGGGAGGAATCGAAGAGCTCAAAAAACACGACGCCATCTACCTGGGGGCCATCGGACACCCGGAGGTCAAACCGGGTATTCTGGAGAAGGAGATCCTCTTGCGAATTCGTTTTGAACTTGACCAGTACATCAACCTTCGTCCGGTCAAGCTCTACCCCGGGGTCTGGACCCCCATTAAGGATAAAGGGCCGGAGGACATAGATTTTGTAGTGGTGCGCGAGAACACCGAAGGACTTTATGCCGGAGGCGGAGGATTCCTGCGTAAGGGGACCCCCCAGGAGGTGGCCATTCAGGAATCCATCAATACCCGTTTCGGCGTGGAACGCTGCATCCGCTTTGCCTTTGAATACTGCCGTAAGCGCAACAAAAAAAAGAAGCTCACCTTGGTAGGCAAAACCAATGTCCTTACTTATGCCTGGGACCTCTGGGAGAGGACCTTTTATGAGGTGGCTAAGGAGTATCCGGACATTGAGACCGATTACGCCCATGTGGACGCCACCTGCATGTGGTTTGTGAAAAATCCCGAGTGGTTCGATGTTATTGTTACCGACAACATGTTCGGGGACATTATCACCGATCTCGGGGCCATGATCCAAGGGGGGATGGGGATCGCGGCCGGGGGGAACATCAACCCTCAGGGGGTCTCCATGTTTGAGCCCATCGGAGGGTCGGCCCCCAAGTACACCGGCAAGAACGTGATCAATCCTTTGGCGGCCATCTGTGCGGGGATGATGATGCTTGAGCACCTGGGAGAGGAGGAGGCGGCCCAGGCCATCGAAAAGGCGGTCATTAAGGTCTGCCGGGATCATTTGAAAAGCCTTTCGGCGGGGAAGATGGGTTATACCACCAGTGAGGTGGGAGATCTCGTGGCTAATTACACGGCCAAAGGGGTGGAACTCTGA